A stretch of the Bordetella genomosp. 8 genome encodes the following:
- a CDS encoding type II toxin-antitoxin system RatA family toxin, giving the protein MHKVQRSVLVPYSDAQMFQLVAGVEHYPEFMPWCGGAEVLSRDEHGMQASIVISFAGIKQRFTTRNTHQFPHRIDLELVDGPFSMLVGHWEFQALAADACKVLFTMEYEFSSRPLELVVGPVFNRIATSFIDSFTKRAQSVYGE; this is encoded by the coding sequence ATGCACAAAGTCCAGCGTTCCGTTCTTGTCCCTTACAGCGATGCCCAGATGTTCCAGCTGGTGGCTGGCGTCGAACATTATCCCGAGTTCATGCCGTGGTGCGGCGGCGCGGAAGTGCTGTCCCGGGACGAGCACGGCATGCAGGCGTCCATCGTCATCAGTTTCGCGGGCATCAAGCAGCGTTTCACCACGCGCAATACCCATCAGTTTCCGCATCGCATCGATCTCGAACTGGTCGATGGCCCTTTTTCGATGCTGGTGGGCCACTGGGAATTCCAGGCCCTGGCGGCCGATGCCTGCAAGGTGCTCTTCACCATGGAGTACGAGTTTTCCAGCCGTCCGCTGGAACTGGTCGTGGGACCGGTATTCAACCGTATCGCGACCAGCTTCATCGATTCTTTCACCAAGCGCGCCCAGAGCGTTTATGGGGAATGA
- a CDS encoding RnfH family protein: protein MGNESTLTVWVCHARPHAAWQRELRLPAGATARDAIAASGFAEAFPAIDPWTAGVGVFGRAVQPAQPLRDGDRVEVYRPLVFDPMESRRRRAAHKARGGKAARPPRTPKAPR, encoded by the coding sequence ATGGGGAATGAGTCCACGCTGACGGTCTGGGTGTGCCACGCCCGGCCGCATGCGGCCTGGCAGCGCGAGCTGCGCTTGCCCGCCGGCGCCACGGCGCGCGATGCCATCGCGGCCAGCGGCTTCGCGGAGGCGTTTCCCGCCATCGATCCCTGGACAGCCGGCGTCGGTGTGTTCGGCCGCGCCGTCCAGCCTGCCCAGCCTTTGCGCGACGGCGATCGCGTGGAGGTCTATCGACCCCTGGTGTTCGATCCCATGGAATCCCGTCGCCGGCGGGCGGCGCACAAGGCACGTGGCGGCAAGGCGGCGCGGCCGCCGCGCACGCCGAAAGCACCGCGCTGA
- a CDS encoding VIT1/CCC1 transporter family protein: MPAPQHHRIHRTGWLRAAVLGANDGIVSTASLIAGVAAAQGSHGAILTAGLAGLVAGALSMAAGEYVSVKSQSDIESADLKLEQNALLRNSAVELQELTDIYVNRGVPPGLALQVARALTAHDALDAHARDELGISTNSRARPLQAAVASALSFATGAALPLVLAVLTPQAEWRLPVVGIGSVACLAALGAVAAWAGGAPKGKAVARVVLLGAAAIILTAGVGSLFGVAG; the protein is encoded by the coding sequence ATGCCGGCTCCGCAACATCATCGTATTCATCGCACCGGGTGGCTGCGCGCCGCCGTATTGGGCGCCAACGACGGCATCGTCTCGACCGCCAGCCTGATCGCCGGGGTGGCGGCCGCGCAGGGCAGCCATGGCGCCATCCTGACGGCGGGGCTGGCGGGGCTGGTGGCAGGCGCGCTTTCCATGGCGGCCGGCGAATACGTATCGGTGAAGTCGCAGTCGGATATCGAAAGCGCCGATCTCAAGCTGGAGCAGAATGCGTTGCTGCGCAATTCGGCGGTGGAGCTGCAGGAGCTCACCGACATCTACGTGAATCGCGGAGTGCCGCCCGGCCTGGCCCTGCAGGTGGCGCGGGCCTTGACCGCGCACGATGCGCTGGACGCCCATGCGCGCGACGAACTGGGGATCTCGACGAATTCGCGTGCTCGCCCGTTGCAGGCGGCCGTCGCATCGGCGCTCAGTTTCGCGACCGGCGCCGCGTTGCCGCTGGTGCTGGCCGTGCTGACGCCCCAGGCCGAGTGGCGGTTGCCAGTGGTGGGAATCGGCTCGGTCGCCTGCCTGGCCGCGCTGGGCGCCGTGGCCGCGTGGGCGGGCGGCGCGCCGAAAGGGAAGGCGGTGGCGCGGGTCGTGCTGCTGGGCGCGGCGGCCATCATCCTGACGGCTGGTGTGGGATCGCTGTTCGGCGTGGCGGGCTGA
- a CDS encoding high-affinity branched-chain amino acid ABC transporter permease LivM: MANQIKNAFIAAILTAFIVTPVFGLQLVRQGARTLMDPHWSNVLIAMAVVFVGQLLRPWLALPFKRMKGSLPTLPAAPVQGHKWLMVLIVAVAIVWPFFSDRGSVDIATLVLIYVMLGLGLNIVVGFAGLLDLGFVGFYAVGAYTYALLYHWGGWTFWESLPFSGAVAALFGFVLGFPVLRLRGDYLAIVTLGFGEIIRLLLINLNWLTGGPDGISGIPKPTVFGLEMARTSSVEGQKTFHELLGLTFQNQHVIVYLYLMALMLALITLFVATRLKRMPVGRAWEALREDEIACRSLGLNPTRIKLSAFTLGAMFAGFGGAFFAARQGLVNPESFTFIESALILAIVVLGGMGSQIGVILAAILLTVLPELAREFAEYRMLMFGLVMVLMMMWRPQGLLPMKRPHVELDK; this comes from the coding sequence ATGGCGAATCAAATCAAAAACGCATTCATCGCGGCCATCCTGACCGCATTCATCGTGACGCCGGTGTTCGGCCTGCAGCTGGTGCGCCAGGGGGCGCGCACCCTGATGGACCCGCACTGGAGCAATGTGCTCATCGCGATGGCCGTGGTCTTCGTCGGCCAACTGCTGCGTCCGTGGCTGGCCCTGCCGTTCAAGCGCATGAAGGGCTCCTTGCCGACGCTGCCGGCGGCGCCGGTGCAGGGCCACAAGTGGCTGATGGTGCTGATCGTGGCGGTGGCCATCGTGTGGCCGTTTTTCAGCGATCGCGGTTCGGTGGACATCGCCACGCTGGTGCTGATCTACGTGATGCTGGGCCTCGGCCTGAACATCGTGGTGGGCTTCGCGGGGCTGCTGGACCTGGGCTTCGTCGGTTTCTATGCGGTGGGCGCCTATACCTACGCCCTGCTGTATCACTGGGGCGGTTGGACGTTCTGGGAATCGCTGCCGTTTTCCGGCGCCGTGGCGGCGCTGTTCGGCTTCGTGCTGGGCTTTCCCGTCCTGCGCCTGCGCGGCGACTACCTGGCCATCGTGACGCTGGGCTTCGGCGAAATCATCCGCCTGCTGCTGATCAACCTGAACTGGCTGACGGGCGGCCCCGACGGCATTTCGGGCATTCCCAAGCCCACCGTCTTCGGCCTCGAAATGGCGCGCACGTCCAGCGTCGAAGGGCAGAAGACCTTCCACGAACTGCTGGGCCTGACCTTCCAGAACCAGCACGTGATCGTCTACCTGTACCTGATGGCGCTGATGCTGGCGCTGATCACGCTGTTCGTCGCCACGCGCCTGAAGCGCATGCCGGTGGGCCGTGCATGGGAAGCCCTGCGCGAAGACGAAATCGCCTGCCGGTCGCTGGGCTTGAATCCCACGCGCATCAAGCTGTCGGCCTTCACCCTGGGTGCCATGTTCGCGGGTTTCGGCGGGGCGTTCTTCGCCGCCCGCCAGGGCCTGGTGAATCCGGAGTCCTTCACCTTCATCGAGTCGGCGCTGATCCTGGCCATCGTGGTGCTGGGCGGGATGGGGTCGCAGATAGGCGTCATCCTGGCGGCCATCCTGCTGACCGTGCTGCCGGAGCTGGCGCGCGAGTTCGCCGAATATCGCATGCTGATGTTCGGCCTGGTGATGGTGTTGATGATGATGTGGCGTCCGCAGGGACTGCTGCCGATGAAGCGTCCTCACGTGGAGCTGGACAAATGA
- a CDS encoding enoyl-CoA hydratase/isomerase family protein, with translation MNQPVLFEERPTANGMRIGVATLNAPQTLNGLSLDMARMLDERLRAWAVDPGLAVVVLQGAGDKAFCAGGDLHGLYRSMREAPPGNPWSNRYARDFFETEYRLDYRIHTYPKPVLCWGNGFVMGGGIGLMMGASHRVVSETSRLAMPEISIGLFPDVGGSWLLNRMPGSTGVFLALTGAQLNAADAFFTGLADFHVRQADWPGLLERLLELPWAGSGVGIDTDEEAPAFAPRSMNDGLLRQALVALEPSQGLEPGPLKQHSFQINNLCSGTDLLDIHENIASLAQHDDPWLSKAARTMLAGSPGTARLAFTLLLRMRQRSLEDVFRAEYVAALQATAHGDFAEGIRALLIDKDRKPRWNPATIEAADKQWVLKFFDEPWPEGQAHPLADLGAA, from the coding sequence ATGAACCAGCCCGTGCTTTTCGAGGAACGTCCAACCGCGAACGGGATGCGTATCGGCGTGGCCACGTTGAATGCGCCACAGACTTTGAATGGCCTGTCGCTCGACATGGCGCGCATGCTCGATGAAAGGCTGCGCGCCTGGGCGGTGGATCCGGGCCTGGCGGTGGTCGTGCTGCAGGGCGCCGGCGACAAGGCGTTCTGCGCGGGCGGCGACCTGCACGGGCTGTATCGCAGCATGCGCGAAGCCCCGCCCGGCAACCCATGGTCCAACCGCTACGCCCGCGATTTCTTCGAAACCGAATATCGGCTGGACTATCGCATCCATACCTACCCGAAGCCGGTCCTGTGCTGGGGCAATGGCTTCGTGATGGGCGGCGGCATCGGCCTGATGATGGGCGCCAGCCATCGCGTGGTCAGCGAGACCTCCAGGCTGGCCATGCCGGAAATCAGCATCGGCCTGTTCCCGGACGTCGGTGGCAGCTGGCTGCTCAATCGCATGCCGGGTAGCACCGGGGTCTTCCTGGCGCTGACCGGCGCCCAGCTGAACGCCGCCGATGCGTTCTTCACCGGCCTGGCGGATTTCCACGTGCGGCAGGCGGATTGGCCAGGCCTGCTGGAGCGCCTGCTGGAGCTGCCCTGGGCGGGCAGCGGGGTCGGCATCGATACCGACGAAGAGGCCCCGGCATTCGCCCCGCGCTCCATGAACGACGGCCTGCTGCGGCAGGCGCTGGTCGCGCTGGAGCCGTCGCAGGGCCTGGAGCCCGGTCCCTTGAAGCAGCATTCCTTCCAGATCAACAACCTGTGCTCGGGCACGGACCTGCTGGACATCCACGAGAACATCGCCTCGCTGGCGCAGCACGACGACCCCTGGCTGTCGAAGGCGGCGCGCACCATGCTGGCGGGGTCGCCGGGGACGGCGCGGCTGGCGTTCACGCTGCTGCTGCGCATGCGGCAACGCTCGCTGGAGGACGTGTTCCGCGCGGAATACGTCGCCGCGCTGCAGGCCACCGCGCATGGCGATTTCGCCGAGGGCATACGCGCCTTGCTGATCGACAAGGACCGCAAGCCGCGCTGGAATCCCGCCACCATCGAGGCCGCGGACAAGCAATGGGTGCTCAAGTTCTTCGATGAGCCCTGGCCGGAAGGCCAGGCGCATCCGCTGGCGGACCTGGGCGCCGCCTGA
- a CDS encoding GGDEF domain-containing protein, which yields MSPSVVLLILTALTNCLMLAVLGSLARSGIRGIRESIRGASLVFVSLIGFAAQAALPPILGVVLANFLMAAGVAYFYAAVLLFFGRPVPRRTLACAVLATTLGIVLFWYVWRDTNTRILIVSILHCALMACIARAIQRNRPRNRPGYPYVFALSVAWFESVGHGLRGLIYGVRWEVMPTLATDTPLHLLFLSIGVLVVPSLTLGMVLMVHDRMLEERESEANTDSLTGVLSRKAWWLLAEKTVARATRADQRLSLLMLDIDRFKDINDTHGHAHGDAVLKHFGALASTALRQEDLLGRLGGEEFAVLFPDTRIDAAAFATNRLQEAIRANGCAPGGVTIPYTFSGGLVEWDGEESMEALVQRADRALYAAKLDGRDRVVVR from the coding sequence ATGTCTCCCTCCGTCGTTCTGCTCATACTCACGGCGCTGACCAATTGCCTGATGCTGGCAGTGCTGGGGTCGCTGGCGCGCAGCGGTATCCGCGGTATCCGCGAATCCATACGCGGCGCCTCCCTGGTATTCGTTTCGTTGATCGGCTTCGCGGCGCAGGCCGCGCTGCCGCCCATCCTGGGTGTCGTCCTGGCGAATTTCCTGATGGCCGCGGGGGTCGCCTATTTCTACGCGGCGGTGCTGTTGTTCTTCGGCCGGCCGGTGCCACGGCGCACCCTGGCCTGCGCGGTACTGGCGACTACGCTCGGCATCGTGCTGTTCTGGTATGTGTGGCGCGACACCAATACCCGCATCCTGATCGTTTCCATCCTGCATTGCGCGCTGATGGCGTGCATCGCGCGGGCCATCCAGCGGAACCGGCCCCGCAACCGGCCGGGCTACCCCTACGTATTCGCCTTGTCCGTGGCGTGGTTCGAATCGGTCGGCCACGGCCTGCGCGGGCTGATCTACGGCGTGCGCTGGGAAGTGATGCCCACGCTGGCGACGGACACGCCCCTGCACCTGCTGTTCCTGTCCATCGGCGTGCTGGTGGTGCCCAGCCTGACGCTGGGCATGGTGCTGATGGTGCATGACCGCATGCTGGAAGAGCGCGAAAGCGAAGCCAATACCGATTCCCTGACGGGCGTGCTGTCGCGCAAGGCGTGGTGGCTGCTGGCGGAGAAGACCGTGGCGCGGGCGACGCGGGCGGACCAGCGGCTGTCCTTGCTGATGCTGGACATCGACCGGTTCAAGGACATCAACGATACGCACGGACATGCCCATGGCGATGCCGTCCTGAAGCACTTCGGCGCGCTGGCGTCCACCGCCTTGCGGCAGGAAGACCTGTTGGGACGCCTGGGCGGCGAAGAGTTCGCCGTGCTGTTCCCCGATACCCGTATCGATGCCGCCGCGTTCGCCACGAATCGCCTGCAGGAGGCCATCCGCGCCAACGGCTGCGCGCCCGGCGGGGTCACGATACCCTATACCTTCAGCGGCGGGCTGGTGGAATGGGACGGCGAGGAAAGCATGGAAGCCCTGGTGCAGCGCGCCGACCGCGCGCTGTACGCGGCCAAGCTGGACGGTCGCGACAGGGTGGTGGTCAGGTAG
- the mmsB gene encoding 3-hydroxyisobutyrate dehydrogenase — protein sequence MSKIAFIGLGNMGAPMASNLARAGHALAVHDLVPASVARLAEAGARAAASAHDAVAGADIVITMLPASRHVEGLYLGDDLLAHIDTRALVIECSTIAPESARKVAAAAQARGIAMLDAPVSGGTAGAAAGTLTFIVGGEADALARARPVLEQMGKNIFHAGPAGAGQVAKICNNMLLGVLMAGTAEALALGVANGLDPKVLSDIVAKSSGRNWATELYNPWPGVMEHAPASKGYAGGFGSDLMLKDLGLAGEAAQATRSSIPLGALARNLYAMHGAAGHGGLDFSSILKLYKPD from the coding sequence GTGAGCAAGATCGCATTCATCGGGTTGGGCAACATGGGCGCGCCGATGGCCTCGAACCTGGCCAGGGCGGGCCATGCGCTGGCCGTCCACGACCTGGTGCCCGCCAGCGTCGCCAGGCTGGCGGAAGCGGGCGCCCGCGCGGCGGCGTCGGCGCACGACGCGGTCGCCGGGGCAGACATCGTCATCACCATGCTGCCGGCCAGCCGCCATGTCGAGGGCCTGTATCTGGGCGACGATCTGCTCGCCCATATCGACACCCGCGCGCTGGTGATCGAATGCAGCACCATCGCGCCGGAGTCGGCGCGCAAGGTGGCGGCGGCGGCGCAGGCGCGCGGCATCGCCATGCTGGATGCGCCGGTGTCCGGCGGCACGGCCGGCGCGGCGGCCGGCACGCTGACCTTCATTGTCGGCGGCGAAGCCGATGCCCTGGCGCGCGCGCGGCCCGTGCTGGAGCAGATGGGCAAGAATATCTTCCACGCCGGACCGGCCGGCGCGGGGCAGGTGGCCAAGATCTGCAACAACATGCTGCTCGGCGTGCTGATGGCCGGCACCGCCGAAGCCTTGGCGCTGGGCGTGGCCAACGGCCTGGACCCGAAGGTGCTTTCCGATATCGTCGCCAAGAGCTCGGGCCGCAACTGGGCGACCGAGCTGTACAACCCCTGGCCGGGGGTGATGGAGCATGCGCCCGCGTCCAAGGGCTATGCGGGCGGTTTCGGCAGCGACCTCATGCTCAAGGACCTGGGCCTGGCGGGCGAGGCCGCACAGGCGACGCGCTCGTCGATACCCCTGGGCGCGCTGGCCCGCAACCTGTATGCGATGCATGGCGCGGCGGGGCACGGCGGACTGGATTTTTCCAGCATCCTGAAGCTGTACAAGCCCGATTGA
- the livH gene encoding high-affinity branched-chain amino acid ABC transporter permease LivH: MSDLLPQLTQQFFNGLSLGAIYALIAIGYTMVYGIIGMINFAHGEIYMIGAYVGLVTLTAIGTQSGAPVPLIVAAMLIAAMAVTGVYGFAMERVAYRPLRSSPRLVALISAIGMSIFLQNWVALGQGARDMAVPNIIFGAINFTMGNKFDVTIPYSRVMIIVVTVVLMIGLSLFIKYSRMGRASRACSQDMHMANLLGIDTNRVISFTFVLGAVLAAVGGVLIALTIGKLNPFIGFIVGIKAFTAAVLGGIGSIPGAMLGGVLLGLVETFAAAYISSQYKDIIAFLLLVLILLFRPTGLLGKPEVEKV; encoded by the coding sequence ATGTCTGACCTTCTCCCCCAACTAACGCAACAATTCTTCAATGGATTGTCGCTGGGTGCCATTTATGCCCTGATCGCCATCGGCTACACGATGGTCTACGGCATTATCGGCATGATCAACTTCGCTCACGGCGAGATCTACATGATCGGCGCCTACGTCGGCCTGGTGACGCTGACGGCGATCGGCACGCAGAGCGGTGCGCCGGTCCCCTTGATCGTCGCCGCCATGCTGATCGCGGCGATGGCGGTTACCGGTGTCTACGGCTTCGCCATGGAGCGGGTGGCGTACAGGCCCTTGCGCAGCAGTCCGCGCCTGGTGGCGCTGATCTCCGCGATCGGCATGTCGATCTTCCTGCAGAACTGGGTGGCGCTGGGGCAGGGCGCGCGCGATATGGCGGTGCCCAACATCATCTTCGGCGCCATCAATTTCACGATGGGCAACAAGTTCGACGTCACCATCCCGTATTCGCGCGTCATGATCATCGTGGTGACGGTGGTGCTGATGATCGGGTTGTCGCTGTTCATCAAGTATTCGCGCATGGGCCGTGCATCGCGCGCGTGCTCGCAGGACATGCATATGGCCAACCTGCTGGGCATCGACACCAATCGCGTCATTTCCTTCACCTTCGTGCTGGGTGCGGTGCTGGCCGCGGTGGGTGGCGTGCTGATCGCGCTGACCATCGGCAAGCTGAACCCCTTCATCGGCTTCATCGTCGGGATCAAGGCGTTCACGGCCGCCGTGCTGGGCGGGATCGGCAGCATTCCGGGCGCCATGCTGGGTGGCGTCCTGCTGGGGCTGGTGGAAACCTTCGCCGCGGCCTACATCTCGTCGCAATACAAGGACATCATCGCTTTTCTGCTGCTCGTGCTGATCCTGCTGTTCCGCCCCACCGGTCTGTTGGGCAAACCCGAGGTGGAAAAAGTCTGA
- the livG gene encoding high-affinity branched-chain amino acid ABC transporter ATP-binding protein LivG, producing the protein MSDVLLKVSGLCMRFGGLLAVDHVDFEVKSDEVFAIIGPNGAGKTTVFNCVGGFYKPTEGDILMDGQRITGLSSHMVARHGLVRTFQNVRLFKQLTVLENLLVAQHTQVETRLLPGLLKLRSYRQSEADALARAAQWLDFMGLRQYANREAGNLAYGHQRRLEIARCMITKPRLLMLDEPAAGLNPQEKQDLQRLIDRLRREFGVAVLLIEHDMSLIMGISDRILVMEHGKPIMTGTPQAVRSDERVIKAYLGEE; encoded by the coding sequence ATGAGCGACGTGCTATTGAAGGTATCCGGGCTGTGCATGCGATTCGGCGGCCTGCTGGCCGTCGATCATGTGGATTTCGAGGTCAAGAGCGACGAGGTGTTCGCCATCATCGGGCCCAACGGCGCCGGCAAGACCACCGTGTTCAACTGCGTGGGCGGCTTCTACAAGCCGACGGAAGGCGACATCCTGATGGACGGCCAGCGCATCACGGGCCTGTCCAGCCATATGGTGGCGCGCCATGGCCTGGTGCGCACGTTCCAGAACGTGCGGTTGTTCAAGCAGCTGACGGTGCTGGAAAACCTGTTGGTGGCGCAGCATACCCAGGTGGAAACGCGCTTGCTGCCGGGGCTGCTGAAGCTGAGGTCCTACCGCCAGTCGGAAGCGGACGCGCTGGCGCGCGCGGCGCAGTGGCTGGATTTCATGGGCCTGCGCCAGTACGCCAACCGCGAAGCCGGCAACCTGGCCTACGGCCACCAGCGCCGGCTGGAGATCGCCCGCTGCATGATCACCAAGCCGCGCCTGTTGATGCTGGACGAGCCCGCGGCGGGCCTGAACCCGCAGGAAAAGCAGGACCTGCAAAGGCTGATCGATCGCCTGCGCCGCGAGTTCGGCGTGGCGGTGCTGCTGATCGAGCACGACATGAGCCTGATCATGGGAATTTCCGACCGCATACTCGTCATGGAGCACGGCAAGCCCATCATGACCGGCACGCCGCAGGCGGTGCGCAGCGATGAGCGCGTCATCAAGGCGTATCTGGGAGAAGAGTAA
- a CDS encoding acyl-CoA dehydrogenase family protein gives MDMDLSDDQQAFAQAAREFAQGELAPHAAAWDAEGIFPKQTFHRAGELGFCGMYAPQEIGGLGLPRLDATLVFEEMAAVDPSTTAFLTIHNMAAWMLGTWGGPALRETWGPRLSSGSHLASYCLTEPGSGSDAASLRTRADQDGADYVLNGSKAFISGGGDTDLLIVMARTGGAGAGGVSAFAVPADSDGITYGRKEDKMGWNSQSTRAIAFENVRVPAANMLGEPGQGFKIAMRGLDGGRINIATCSVGAAQGALDAARLYMRERRQFGAPLADFQALQFKLADMATHLVAARQMVRLAACKLDGGSPDAGAYCAMAKRFATDMGFQICLDAQQIHGGYGYLKDYPLERLVRDTRVHQILEGTNEIMRVIVARQLLEKGADLR, from the coding sequence ATGGACATGGACTTGAGCGACGATCAGCAGGCCTTCGCGCAGGCGGCGCGCGAATTCGCCCAGGGCGAACTCGCGCCGCACGCGGCGGCTTGGGACGCCGAAGGCATATTCCCCAAGCAGACCTTCCACCGCGCGGGCGAGTTGGGCTTCTGTGGCATGTATGCGCCGCAGGAGATCGGCGGCCTGGGCCTGCCGCGACTGGATGCCACGCTCGTCTTCGAGGAAATGGCGGCGGTCGATCCGTCCACCACGGCCTTCCTGACCATCCACAACATGGCCGCATGGATGCTGGGCACCTGGGGCGGCCCGGCGCTGCGCGAAACCTGGGGGCCCCGTTTGTCTTCCGGCAGCCATCTGGCTTCCTACTGCCTGACGGAGCCCGGCTCGGGCTCGGACGCCGCATCGCTGCGCACGCGTGCCGACCAGGATGGCGCGGACTATGTCCTGAACGGTTCCAAGGCCTTTATTTCAGGCGGCGGCGACACCGACCTGCTGATCGTCATGGCGCGCACCGGGGGCGCTGGCGCCGGCGGGGTGAGCGCCTTTGCCGTGCCTGCCGACAGCGACGGCATCACCTATGGGCGCAAGGAAGACAAGATGGGCTGGAACAGCCAGTCCACGCGGGCGATTGCCTTTGAAAACGTGCGGGTGCCGGCGGCGAACATGCTCGGCGAACCGGGGCAGGGCTTCAAGATCGCCATGCGCGGCCTGGATGGCGGGCGCATCAATATCGCGACGTGCTCGGTGGGGGCGGCGCAAGGCGCGCTGGACGCGGCACGCCTCTACATGCGTGAGCGGCGCCAGTTCGGCGCGCCCTTGGCCGATTTCCAGGCCTTGCAGTTCAAGCTGGCCGACATGGCGACGCATCTGGTGGCCGCGCGCCAGATGGTGCGCCTGGCGGCCTGCAAGCTGGATGGCGGATCGCCGGATGCCGGCGCGTACTGCGCGATGGCCAAGCGCTTCGCCACCGACATGGGTTTCCAGATATGCCTGGATGCGCAACAGATCCACGGCGGCTACGGCTATCTGAAGGACTACCCATTGGAACGGCTGGTGCGCGATACTCGCGTACATCAGATACTGGAAGGCACGAACGAGATCATGCGCGTGATCGTCGCCCGCCAGTTGTTGGAGAAAGGAGCAGATCTGCGATGA
- the smpB gene encoding SsrA-binding protein SmpB has translation MSIVENRKASHEYFIEDRFEAGLVLQGWEVKAIREGRVQLNESYVIVRDGELFILGMHVSPLPTASTHIHPDAARTRKLLLHSEEISKLIGKVEQRGYTLVPLNLHYKAGRVKLDFALGRGKKLHDKRDTARDKDWAREKERLMKHDTRASRRDDA, from the coding sequence ATGAGCATCGTAGAAAACCGGAAAGCGTCACACGAATACTTCATCGAAGACCGCTTCGAGGCCGGCTTGGTCCTGCAGGGTTGGGAAGTGAAGGCCATACGCGAAGGCCGCGTGCAGCTGAACGAAAGCTACGTCATCGTGCGCGATGGCGAGCTGTTCATCCTGGGCATGCACGTCAGCCCGCTGCCCACCGCGTCCACCCACATCCATCCCGACGCCGCGCGCACACGCAAGCTGCTGCTGCACAGCGAGGAAATCAGCAAGCTGATCGGCAAGGTGGAACAGCGCGGCTATACCCTGGTGCCGCTGAACCTGCACTACAAGGCCGGACGGGTGAAACTGGACTTCGCGCTGGGACGTGGCAAGAAGTTGCACGACAAGCGCGATACCGCGCGCGACAAGGACTGGGCCCGCGAAAAAGAACGGCTGATGAAGCACGACACGCGCGCCTCGCGGCGCGACGACGCCTGA
- a CDS encoding branched-chain amino acid ABC transporter substrate-binding protein, giving the protein MTMLQRLTPIALTLGALTLAAAAHAADTIKIGIPQPMTGPNTQYGDQIQAGALTAIETINAKGGVKGKKLEPILIDDGCEPKQAVPAANRVVNSGAKFAVAHACSGVTVPAVNVYEQEHIVGITPGATSPLVTDTIKPHYFFRTIGRDDQQGPYAANYIAKTVKPTKVAVLHDKQTYGSGVATQVRDTLKKDGVNVVMFEGINVGDSDYSAVITKLKSAGVDFVYFGGYHPELGLLLRQSREQGLNVQFMGPEGTANQDLVAIAGPAIEGLLVTLPSDFTKLPGNEGIVKAFHDKKRDPDGAFQMPAYAAVQILADSINAVGEDPTKVADYMHQHSFNTAIGKVEYDAKGDLKNFEFAVFKWDKNGKKTQL; this is encoded by the coding sequence ATGACTATGCTGCAACGCCTTACCCCGATCGCGCTCACGCTGGGGGCGCTGACGCTCGCCGCCGCAGCGCATGCCGCCGATACCATCAAGATCGGTATTCCCCAGCCCATGACGGGTCCCAATACCCAGTACGGCGATCAGATCCAGGCGGGCGCGCTGACTGCCATCGAAACCATCAATGCCAAGGGTGGCGTCAAAGGTAAAAAACTCGAACCCATCCTGATCGACGACGGCTGCGAGCCCAAGCAGGCCGTGCCTGCCGCCAACCGCGTCGTCAATTCCGGCGCCAAGTTCGCCGTGGCGCACGCATGCTCGGGCGTGACGGTACCCGCCGTGAATGTCTACGAGCAGGAACATATCGTCGGCATCACCCCCGGCGCGACCTCGCCGCTGGTCACCGATACCATCAAGCCGCATTATTTCTTCCGCACCATCGGCCGCGATGACCAACAGGGTCCGTACGCCGCCAACTACATCGCGAAGACCGTCAAGCCGACCAAGGTCGCGGTGCTGCACGACAAGCAGACCTACGGTTCCGGCGTTGCCACGCAGGTGCGCGATACGCTCAAGAAAGACGGCGTGAACGTCGTGATGTTCGAAGGCATCAACGTCGGCGACAGCGACTACTCGGCCGTGATCACCAAGCTGAAGTCGGCGGGGGTGGATTTCGTCTACTTCGGCGGCTACCACCCCGAACTGGGCCTGCTGCTGCGCCAATCGCGCGAGCAGGGCTTGAACGTGCAGTTCATGGGACCGGAAGGCACTGCCAACCAGGATCTCGTGGCGATCGCCGGTCCGGCCATTGAAGGCCTGCTGGTGACGCTGCCGTCCGACTTCACCAAGCTGCCCGGCAACGAAGGCATCGTCAAGGCCTTCCATGACAAGAAACGCGATCCGGATGGCGCCTTCCAGATGCCGGCCTATGCCGCCGTGCAGATACTCGCCGACAGCATCAACGCGGTGGGCGAGGATCCGACCAAGGTAGCCGACTATATGCATCAACACTCTTTCAACACTGCCATCGGCAAGGTCGAATACGATGCGAAGGGCGATTTGAAAAATTTCGAATTTGCGGTTTTCAAGTGGGATAAGAACGGCAAGAAAACCCAGCTGTAA